One genomic segment of Novisyntrophococcus fermenticellae includes these proteins:
- a CDS encoding ParB/RepB/Spo0J family partition protein — protein sequence MAGRKSDFTLTRLDDLFSTQEQRDEEKLSKIRDIPLELIDDFPDHPFKVRDDEDMQQLVESIKERGVITPATVRQKEDGRYELVSGHRRKRASELAGFETLRCEVVDLNRDEATILMVESNFQRSQILPSEKAFAYKMRLDAMKRQGFRSDLTSAPVGQKFSVEQIAENSADSKTQIQRYVRLTNLVPELLEFVDEGRIKMRPAVELSYLDEDCQRDVVDEIDLNDATPSHDQTIRMRKLFNEGNLTTEAIHAVMSEEKPNQKEKIVLRGDRVRQLIPKNIPVSQTEDFVCKALEHYNKFLRNRAERDSR from the coding sequence ATGGCAGGAAGAAAGAGCGACTTCACTCTCACGAGGCTCGATGACTTGTTTTCAACACAGGAGCAGAGAGATGAGGAAAAACTTTCAAAAATCCGAGATATTCCGTTAGAGCTGATTGACGATTTCCCAGACCATCCATTCAAGGTCAGGGACGATGAAGATATGCAGCAGCTTGTCGAGAGTATCAAGGAACGTGGAGTAATTACTCCGGCTACGGTAAGGCAGAAAGAGGACGGAAGATATGAACTCGTATCCGGTCACAGACGAAAACGAGCAAGTGAACTTGCCGGTTTTGAAACACTAAGATGTGAGGTTGTTGACCTTAATCGAGATGAAGCCACAATTCTAATGGTGGAAAGTAATTTCCAAAGGTCGCAGATACTTCCCTCTGAAAAAGCCTTTGCCTACAAAATGCGATTGGACGCAATGAAAAGGCAAGGATTTCGTTCTGATTTAACTTCTGCCCCAGTGGGGCAGAAGTTCTCGGTGGAACAAATTGCAGAAAATTCTGCTGATAGTAAAACGCAAATCCAGCGTTATGTTCGCCTTACAAACCTTGTTCCCGAGCTGCTTGAATTTGTTGACGAGGGGCGTATTAAAATGCGTCCTGCCGTAGAACTTTCCTATCTTGACGAAGATTGCCAGCGTGATGTGGTTGACGAAATCGACCTGAATGACGCTACCCCGTCACACGACCAGACAATCCGTATGCGAAAGTTATTCAACGAGGGCAACCTTACAACAGAAGCAATCCACGCTGTTATGTCTGAGGAAAAGCCGAACCAAAAGGAAAAAATCGTGTTGAGGGGCGACAGAGTAAGACAGCTTATCCCGAAAAACATTCCCGTCAGTCAGACGGAGGATTTTGTCTGCAAAGCATTGGAGCATTACAACAAGTTCTTGCGTAATCGTGCAGAGCGTGACAGCAGATAG
- a CDS encoding DUF3846 domain-containing protein, which yields MNDSKIKVLLVEPEKYPKEIVIDDSLEAMQEVVGGDIEEYMPYDDDVAIICNEEGKMRGLPLNRAVYVQDNDKKEMVDIICGKFFICYAPPESESFQSLPDDMMKKYKEQFKYPERFSKEVGGNIVAEPFKPKSKDYER from the coding sequence ATGAATGATTCTAAGATTAAAGTTCTCTTGGTAGAACCGGAAAAGTACCCGAAGGAAATTGTAATCGACGACAGTCTGGAAGCAATGCAGGAGGTTGTCGGCGGGGATATTGAGGAATATATGCCCTATGACGATGATGTTGCAATCATCTGTAATGAGGAAGGAAAGATGAGAGGACTTCCGCTTAACCGTGCAGTTTATGTGCAGGACAATGATAAGAAAGAGATGGTAGATATTATCTGCGGCAAATTCTTTATCTGTTATGCACCGCCTGAGAGTGAGAGTTTTCAGAGCTTGCCGGACGATATGATGAAGAAATACAAGGAACAGTTCAAGTATCCTGAACGCTTTTCTAAGGAAGTGGGCGGCAATATCGTGGCTGAACCTTTTAAGCCGAAATCAAAGGATTATGAGAGATAG
- a CDS encoding relaxase/mobilization nuclease domain-containing protein produces the protein MAVTKLWSVTERLGQVIDYATNPEKTSANIKREFSPEQYQALADVIAYAKDEEKTEREFYVEGINCNVAIAREQFITVKEQYQKTDGIQAYHGYLSFKETDISPEMAQKIGMEFANEVWGKRFQVVVTTHLNTKHLHCHFVINSISFVDGKHLWGEEKAWFKFRKVADRICEKYGLYYDPNPNRSKQSDYLTMKEKAGMPTRYSVAKEAIDYAIDHSKTLKEFQFALKEMGYAYNLSPSRKYWTVIPKGYDKPIRLKNLGADYTNDRIVERIKENRDRWAEIEPFQRATYKPRQYRMQTRGQKLKKKGGLYGLYLYYCYRLGYLPKYKKQNNARLHYLLKDDLMKLDKITDEVRLLGRENISTDEQLFSYKTSLEEQMKNLIAGRTHLRKKIRTNIDDGQLQAAKDEIASINGELKKLRREVKLCEDIAERSKVMEENLEHIETEEQKQQRKEKSRYEQRW, from the coding sequence ATGGCAGTAACAAAGTTGTGGTCGGTAACAGAAAGGCTCGGTCAGGTCATTGACTATGCGACCAATCCGGAAAAGACTTCTGCAAATATCAAAAGGGAGTTTTCGCCGGAACAGTATCAGGCTCTTGCAGATGTTATTGCTTATGCAAAGGACGAAGAAAAAACAGAGCGAGAATTTTATGTTGAGGGTATCAACTGTAATGTGGCGATTGCCCGTGAACAGTTCATAACAGTTAAGGAACAGTACCAAAAGACAGACGGTATCCAAGCCTATCACGGATATTTGAGTTTCAAGGAAACAGATATATCTCCTGAGATGGCACAGAAAATCGGAATGGAATTTGCAAATGAAGTGTGGGGTAAAAGATTTCAGGTTGTTGTGACAACCCATTTGAATACAAAGCACCTGCACTGCCATTTTGTCATCAACTCTATTTCTTTTGTCGATGGCAAACATTTGTGGGGAGAGGAAAAAGCGTGGTTCAAATTCCGAAAAGTTGCAGACAGAATTTGTGAGAAGTACGGACTTTACTATGACCCGAATCCAAACCGCAGTAAGCAGTCGGATTATCTGACGATGAAAGAAAAGGCAGGTATGCCGACACGCTATTCGGTTGCAAAAGAAGCCATTGATTATGCTATCGACCATAGCAAGACCCTGAAAGAATTTCAGTTTGCTCTCAAGGAAATGGGATATGCCTATAACCTAAGTCCAAGCCGAAAATACTGGACGGTCATTCCAAAGGGATACGATAAGCCGATACGACTGAAAAATCTCGGAGCAGATTATACCAATGACCGGATTGTAGAGCGTATCAAAGAAAATCGTGACAGATGGGCAGAGATTGAGCCGTTCCAGAGGGCGACCTATAAACCAAGACAGTACCGTATGCAGACCAGAGGGCAGAAACTGAAAAAGAAAGGCGGACTTTACGGGCTGTATCTGTATTACTGTTACAGACTCGGTTATCTGCCAAAGTATAAGAAACAGAATAACGCAAGGCTTCATTATCTTTTGAAAGATGATTTGATGAAGCTCGATAAGATTACTGATGAAGTAAGGCTGCTCGGACGAGAAAATATTTCCACGGACGAACAGCTTTTTTCATATAAGACTTCCTTAGAGGAGCAGATGAAAAATCTGATTGCCGGAAGAACACATCTCCGAAAAAAGATAAGAACAAATATTGATGATGGTCAGCTTCAGGCGGCAAAAGATGAAATCGCTTCTATCAATGGAGAATTGAAGAAACTCCGACGGGAAGTAAAACTCTGCGAGGATATTGCAGAGAGGTCAAAGGTTATGGAAGAAAACCTTGAGCATATCGAAACAGAGGAACAAAAACAGCAGAGAAAGGAGAAATCACGCTATGAACAACGGTGGTGA
- a CDS encoding zinc-ribbon domain-containing protein, whose protein sequence is MSNSLAAVHPELIAEWSDRNLPLTPDSVTFGSNKKVWWKGACGHEWETSIKARSSGEKCPICSGARVIEEINDLCTLKPELASEWSEKNEIKPTEVSIGSHKKVIWKCKLGHEWIATVKSRTINKTGCPYCSHNKVLAGFNDLATLFPEVADEWSDKNEKKPTEVMAFANSKAWWKCRTCGYEWNTLISTRSGGSKCPCCSGYTFIKGRNDLKSTHPQIAKEWSEKNYPLQPDEVNAKSRKNVWWHCRKCGNEWKSVINARVKGTVCPVCAEREVLAGYNDLATTDKQLLAEWNYELNKLKPTEVSRNSAKRAWWQCRYGHSWSMKINERTVLVKGCRICEQEYLSLFPALVISYYANLKGLKVELGSDRLFGIPLDVYIPLEQVAIQVNTDSEKIDIIKEHLCKQRGIKLIKLPMKSNEAEPEYAQRIKAAFQSVHIFISSDTEEDVKIIRKIFKNWRNSR, encoded by the coding sequence ATGAGTAACAGTTTAGCGGCAGTACATCCCGAATTGATTGCCGAATGGTCGGATAGGAATTTACCGCTGACACCGGACAGCGTGACTTTCGGCTCGAATAAGAAAGTATGGTGGAAAGGTGCTTGCGGTCACGAATGGGAAACAAGTATAAAGGCTCGTTCCAGTGGCGAGAAATGCCCCATATGCTCCGGTGCGAGAGTGATTGAGGAAATTAACGATTTATGTACATTGAAGCCGGAATTGGCTTCGGAGTGGTCAGAGAAAAATGAAATCAAGCCGACAGAGGTATCTATCGGCTCACACAAGAAAGTGATATGGAAGTGTAAATTAGGACACGAATGGATAGCCACTGTAAAGAGCAGAACCATCAACAAAACAGGCTGTCCGTATTGCTCCCATAATAAAGTTCTTGCCGGATTTAATGACCTTGCAACCCTGTTCCCGGAAGTAGCCGACGAATGGTCTGATAAGAATGAAAAGAAGCCTACCGAAGTTATGGCGTTTGCAAACAGCAAGGCTTGGTGGAAGTGCAGAACCTGCGGTTATGAATGGAATACGCTTATCTCTACACGTTCAGGCGGCAGTAAATGTCCTTGTTGCAGTGGCTATACATTTATAAAAGGCAGGAATGACCTAAAGAGTACACACCCACAGATAGCCAAAGAATGGTCAGAGAAAAACTATCCTCTGCAACCGGATGAAGTCAATGCAAAGTCGAGGAAAAATGTATGGTGGCATTGCAGAAAATGTGGAAACGAGTGGAAATCAGTTATCAATGCCCGTGTGAAAGGAACGGTTTGCCCTGTCTGTGCAGAGCGAGAAGTGCTTGCCGGATACAATGATTTGGCTACGACGGATAAGCAGCTTTTGGCAGAATGGAATTATGAATTAAATAAGTTGAAGCCGACGGAAGTTTCAAGAAATTCAGCAAAGAGAGCATGGTGGCAATGCAGATACGGTCATTCTTGGAGTATGAAGATAAACGAGCGTACTGTTCTCGTAAAAGGGTGCAGAATATGTGAGCAGGAGTATCTGTCATTGTTCCCGGCTCTTGTAATCAGTTATTATGCCAATTTGAAAGGATTGAAAGTTGAACTTGGCTCTGATAGGTTATTCGGCATTCCACTTGATGTATATATCCCACTGGAGCAGGTTGCCATTCAAGTGAATACGGACTCGGAGAAGATAGATATAATAAAGGAACATCTCTGTAAACAACGTGGAATCAAACTCATTAAGTTGCCGATGAAGTCAAACGAAGCGGAACCCGAATATGCACAGCGTATCAAAGCGGCATTTCAGAGCGTACATATATTTATATCTTCCGATACAGAAGAAGATGTTAAGATAATCAGGAAAATATTTAAGAACTGGAGGAACAGCCGATGA
- a CDS encoding SpaA isopeptide-forming pilin-related protein gives MIKSKFKRVTSLFLATLMCVTTFAGIGSTTAYAASGEKADVYMVDFPRDGDANYDGVWGHSNLTLKNGWHTGRSNFTNLKAIGSYSGNVAYCIEPGISLKVGQTMNKYDENYFNNLAANGVISGDEIRLFVGRILQYGYRGTISTSWRSQNEAAANSIAQAYATQLLIWETVIGERDANFNHVAASGCSNVKDVINAKHPLRNKIFSYYNSMVQSVQNHAIIPSFCNKSSGSAKTIELEWNGSKYTTTLTDSNNVLSKYNFKASISGVSFSVNGNKLTVSMDTAPSKEFTITATKKNAVRRGVVVWSEGKHGQNSSVQDVVSYAQEVSDSINGYVKMKVSYGSCQIVKTSEDGKVDGINFTITGNGINQTVTTANGGKFQIDNLMPGIYTVTEQAYDKYEPQETHRVTVVAGQVAKVNFNNKLKRGDLQVVKSSEDNLVEGVKFHLYGTSLSGDAVDQYAVTDKNGVATFKDMLISGSEPYTLEEVDTAIRYVVPKNQTAPVKWKEVTTRNFNNILKKFTVTVTKSDAEKGEAQGNAKLSGAIYGIYKGETLVDKYVTDENGQFTTKEYVCDTDWTIREITPSEGYLLDKTIHKVGADPKLYEVEHNLTSNDVTEQVIKGNVAIIKHTDDGETKIETPEKGASFEIYLKSAGSYDAANKDERDTIVCDENGFGQTKDMPYGIYTVHQTSGWEGREMMDDFDVFISQNAQTYRYLINNRNFESFVNVVKVDAESGKSIPYAGAGFKIYDPQGNQVKMTFTYPTPTTIDVFYTDANGSLVTPEKLDYGKGYSIVEVQAPYGYVLDDTPVYFDITEENSTEEGGVTVVKVNKPNMAQKGTITVEKNGEVFSGVNVSGSEDSDVIYQPVYEVAGLEGAVYEVRAAEDISTPDGTLRYSKGEVVDTITTSSDGFVKSKELYLGKYEVKEITAPYGMVISGETHTVELTYAGQNISVTETSTSFYNERQKVQVSLAKAIEKDKTFGIGDNGEIKNISFGLYAAEDIVSASGTVIPADGLIEIVSVNENGTAVMKSDLPFGKYYVKEIATDEHYILSDTKYPVVFEYAGQDTATVEIKVNDGKEIKNELIYGSVSGKKIDENGEALEGAVIGIFKAEETEFTKDTALMTTTSAKDGSFSFAKVPYGKWIVREIEQPKGFVLDEKAYEVNISEAEQVVEIEIVNEYVHGNIRLTKVDAEYPDNKLTGATFEVYKDTNENGKIDDGDELIGNLEETETGIYEMKELLYGKYIVRETKAPEGFLLDKGEYSVFIEKDETTYSVENKAGVGFINEAMRGTLKIVKTSSDGKVKGFAFRVTGANGYDMTFETDKNGEIVIEGLRIGEYTVSEVANNASAAYITPADQNVTIKLDETAVVKMHNELRDTPKTGDDTNMKLWYVLAGLSAVGIAVTSVVAHKKKKKEGNE, from the coding sequence ATGATAAAGTCAAAATTCAAAAGAGTCACGTCGCTTTTCTTGGCGACCCTTATGTGTGTGACCACTTTTGCAGGCATTGGCTCGACAACAGCATATGCTGCTTCGGGAGAAAAAGCCGATGTTTATATGGTCGATTTCCCTCGTGATGGCGATGCTAATTACGATGGGGTATGGGGACACAGCAATTTGACCTTGAAAAATGGTTGGCATACCGGACGTTCCAATTTTACCAATCTTAAGGCTATTGGCTCATACTCAGGCAATGTTGCTTATTGTATTGAGCCGGGAATTTCGCTCAAGGTCGGTCAGACAATGAATAAGTATGACGAAAATTATTTTAATAACCTTGCAGCCAATGGGGTTATTTCCGGAGATGAAATACGTCTTTTCGTTGGTCGTATTTTACAGTATGGCTATCGTGGGACAATCTCGACTTCTTGGAGGTCACAGAATGAAGCGGCAGCAAACAGCATTGCACAGGCTTATGCTACACAGCTTCTTATCTGGGAAACTGTTATCGGAGAGCGTGATGCGAACTTCAATCATGTAGCAGCCAGTGGTTGCAGCAATGTGAAAGATGTCATCAATGCAAAGCATCCGCTCCGCAATAAGATTTTCAGTTATTACAACAGTATGGTGCAGAGTGTACAGAACCATGCGATCATACCGAGCTTTTGTAATAAATCGTCCGGTTCGGCAAAGACAATAGAACTTGAGTGGAACGGAAGTAAGTACACAACTACTCTGACAGACTCCAATAATGTGCTGTCCAAATATAATTTCAAGGCAAGTATCAGTGGAGTGAGCTTTTCAGTGAATGGTAACAAACTTACTGTTTCTATGGATACTGCACCGAGTAAGGAATTTACCATTACCGCAACGAAGAAAAATGCAGTCCGCAGAGGTGTGGTTGTATGGTCAGAGGGCAAACACGGTCAGAACTCCAGTGTGCAGGATGTTGTCAGCTATGCTCAGGAAGTAAGCGATAGTATCAACGGTTATGTGAAAATGAAAGTCAGCTATGGTTCTTGTCAGATTGTAAAGACCAGTGAGGACGGCAAGGTTGACGGTATCAACTTCACGATTACCGGAAACGGTATCAATCAGACGGTTACAACAGCTAATGGCGGTAAGTTCCAGATTGATAACCTTATGCCGGGTATCTATACCGTAACCGAGCAGGCATACGATAAGTACGAGCCGCAGGAAACACATAGAGTTACTGTTGTAGCAGGACAGGTTGCAAAGGTCAATTTCAATAACAAATTGAAGCGTGGCGACCTTCAGGTAGTGAAGTCCTCAGAAGATAACCTTGTTGAAGGTGTGAAGTTCCATCTTTACGGTACTTCTCTTTCCGGTGATGCTGTTGACCAGTATGCAGTTACAGACAAAAACGGTGTGGCAACTTTCAAAGATATGCTTATCAGTGGTTCTGAACCATATACCCTTGAAGAAGTAGACACAGCTATCCGTTATGTTGTACCGAAAAATCAGACTGCACCAGTGAAGTGGAAAGAAGTAACCACAAGAAACTTCAATAACATTTTAAAGAAATTTACTGTAACAGTAACAAAGAGCGATGCTGAAAAAGGCGAAGCACAGGGCAATGCCAAACTTTCGGGAGCAATTTACGGTATCTATAAGGGCGAAACGCTTGTAGATAAATATGTTACTGATGAAAACGGTCAGTTCACTACCAAAGAATATGTTTGTGATACCGACTGGACAATCCGAGAAATTACACCGAGTGAAGGCTATCTCCTTGATAAGACCATTCACAAGGTAGGTGCAGACCCGAAACTTTATGAGGTGGAACACAACCTTACTTCCAATGATGTAACCGAGCAGGTAATCAAAGGCAATGTGGCTATCATTAAACACACTGATGATGGAGAAACAAAGATTGAAACACCTGAAAAGGGTGCTTCCTTTGAGATTTACCTGAAATCTGCCGGAAGCTATGACGCAGCCAATAAAGACGAGAGAGATACTATCGTATGCGATGAAAATGGCTTCGGTCAGACAAAAGATATGCCGTATGGTATTTATACCGTACACCAGACTTCCGGTTGGGAAGGCAGAGAGATGATGGACGATTTTGATGTGTTCATTTCACAGAACGCACAGACCTACCGTTATCTTATCAATAACCGTAACTTTGAGAGCTTTGTCAATGTAGTCAAGGTGGACGCAGAAAGCGGAAAGAGTATTCCGTATGCAGGAGCAGGATTTAAGATTTACGACCCGCAGGGCAATCAGGTCAAAATGACCTTTACTTATCCGACACCAACCACGATTGATGTGTTCTATACCGACGCAAATGGTTCTCTTGTAACACCTGAGAAATTAGATTACGGCAAGGGATATTCCATCGTAGAGGTACAAGCTCCATACGGGTATGTACTTGATGATACTCCGGTATATTTTGATATTACCGAAGAAAATTCTACAGAGGAAGGCGGCGTAACTGTTGTGAAAGTCAATAAACCGAATATGGCACAGAAAGGTACTATCACGGTTGAAAAGAACGGAGAAGTATTTAGTGGTGTCAATGTAAGTGGTTCTGAGGACAGTGATGTTATCTATCAGCCTGTTTATGAAGTGGCAGGACTTGAGGGTGCAGTTTATGAAGTCCGTGCTGCGGAAGATATTAGCACACCGGACGGTACACTCCGCTATTCAAAGGGCGAAGTGGTAGATACTATCACAACAAGCTCCGATGGATTTGTTAAGAGCAAAGAACTTTACCTCGGAAAATACGAGGTCAAGGAAATTACCGCACCTTATGGAATGGTAATCAGTGGCGAAACACATACGGTTGAGCTTACTTACGCAGGTCAGAATATCTCTGTTACCGAAACTTCCACATCGTTCTATAACGAAAGACAGAAAGTTCAGGTAAGCCTTGCAAAAGCCATTGAAAAGGACAAGACATTTGGTATTGGCGATAACGGAGAAATCAAAAATATCAGCTTTGGTCTTTATGCCGCAGAAGATATTGTATCTGCAAGCGGTACAGTTATTCCGGCTGATGGACTGATTGAGATTGTCAGCGTAAATGAAAATGGAACTGCTGTTATGAAGTCAGACCTTCCGTTTGGCAAATACTATGTCAAAGAGATTGCAACCGATGAGCATTATATTCTCTCTGATACGAAGTATCCGGTTGTATTTGAATACGCAGGTCAGGATACCGCAACGGTTGAAATCAAAGTGAATGACGGAAAAGAAATCAAGAATGAACTTATCTATGGTTCTGTATCAGGTAAGAAGATTGACGAGAACGGAGAAGCACTTGAGGGTGCTGTTATCGGTATCTTCAAAGCCGAAGAAACAGAATTTACAAAGGATACTGCACTTATGACGACTACCTCTGCAAAAGACGGTAGTTTTTCTTTTGCAAAAGTTCCTTATGGCAAATGGATTGTAAGAGAAATCGAGCAGCCAAAGGGATTTGTTCTTGATGAAAAAGCGTATGAGGTCAATATCAGCGAAGCCGAGCAGGTAGTTGAAATTGAGATTGTCAATGAGTATGTTCACGGCAATATCAGACTCACGAAGGTGGATGCTGAATATCCGGATAACAAGCTTACGGGTGCAACCTTCGAGGTATATAAGGACACCAATGAGAACGGAAAGATTGATGATGGCGATGAACTTATCGGAAATCTTGAAGAAACTGAAACCGGAATTTATGAGATGAAAGAACTGCTTTACGGAAAATATATTGTCCGTGAAACAAAAGCACCGGAGGGCTTCCTGCTTGATAAGGGAGAATACTCTGTTTTCATTGAGAAAGACGAAACAACTTATTCCGTTGAGAATAAGGCAGGTGTTGGATTTATCAATGAAGCTATGCGTGGAACACTGAAAATCGTTAAGACATCTTCAGACGGTAAGGTCAAAGGTTTTGCGTTCAGAGTAACCGGAGCAAACGGCTATGATATGACATTTGAAACAGATAAGAACGGCGAAATTGTGATTGAGGGACTTCGTATTGGCGAATATACCGTATCCGAAGTGGCAAACAATGCTTCTGCCGCATATATCACACCTGCCGACCAGAATGTTACTATCAAACTTGATGAAACAGCCGTTGTAAAAATGCACAATGAGTTGAGGGATACTCCAAAGACAGGAGATGATACCAATATGAAACTTTGGTATGTCCTTGCCGGACTTTCTGCTGTCGGTATCGCTGTAACGTCTGTTGTTGCACACAAAAAGAAGAAAAAGGAGGGTAACGAGTAA
- a CDS encoding ParA family protein: MSNCKTIAICNQKGGVGKTTTTVNLGVGLAMQGKKVLLIDADPQGDLTTCLGWRDTDNLGITLATKLTDVISETMNDPTGGILHHEEGVDLLPANLELSAMEYNLMNAMSRETTLRNYLSQVKDRYDFVLIDCMPSLSMVTLNALSAADSVIIPVQAQYLPAKGMTQLVQTISKVKKYINQDIKIDGMLLTLVDNRTNLAKSTVEALRENFGNQIKLYRTSIPIAVKAAETSSKGKSIFAYEPNSTVSKAYTEFTKEVLADGRKKERLHSHEAR; encoded by the coding sequence GTGTCAAACTGCAAAACGATTGCCATATGCAATCAAAAAGGCGGAGTCGGAAAGACAACGACAACGGTTAATCTTGGCGTTGGGCTTGCAATGCAGGGTAAGAAAGTGTTGCTCATAGACGCAGACCCACAGGGAGATTTAACCACCTGTCTCGGCTGGAGAGATACAGACAATTTGGGTATCACGCTTGCAACGAAACTTACAGATGTGATTAGTGAAACGATGAATGACCCGACAGGCGGTATCCTGCATCACGAGGAAGGCGTTGACCTTTTACCGGCGAACCTTGAACTTTCGGCGATGGAATATAACCTAATGAACGCTATGAGCAGAGAAACCACTTTGAGGAATTATTTAAGTCAGGTCAAAGACAGATATGATTTTGTTCTGATTGACTGTATGCCCTCACTGAGTATGGTAACACTCAATGCTTTATCTGCGGCAGACAGCGTGATTATTCCGGTGCAGGCACAGTATTTGCCGGCTAAGGGTATGACCCAGCTTGTGCAGACCATTTCAAAAGTCAAGAAGTATATCAATCAGGACATTAAGATAGACGGTATGCTTCTCACTTTGGTGGATAACCGCACAAACCTCGCCAAAAGTACGGTGGAAGCGTTGCGGGAGAATTTCGGAAATCAGATTAAACTGTATCGCACATCTATTCCGATTGCTGTAAAAGCCGCAGAAACTTCTTCCAAAGGAAAGAGCATTTTTGCTTATGAGCCAAACAGTACGGTGTCTAAGGCATACACCGAATTTACGAAGGAGGTGTTAGCTGATGGCAGGAAGAAAGAGCGACTTCACTCTCACGAGGCTCGATGA
- a CDS encoding DUF3991 and toprim domain-containing protein: protein MPFIAPELIIQAKQMDLLTYLRNYEPYELVKFSGNTYCTRTHDSLKISNGKWIWWSRGIGGRSALDYLIKVKGYSFLEAVETIIGHTAIQAPVYEKPQPKEENKPLLLPEKCASNIVITEYLFGRGIDFEIINYCISNDLIFESLPYHNVVFVGYDEKKEPKYAAYRSTNKRRIMGDCSGSKKDYSFRLGKENLEEVHLFECAIDLLSYATLAKLNGQDWKEMSFVSLSGVYSPAKKIEDSKVPIALEKYLGSNPSVRKIRIHFDNDIAGRKAAQTLKTILPDKYEIVDEPPKAGKDFNDFLCMRMGIYNKKTHERNEER, encoded by the coding sequence ATGCCATTTATCGCACCTGAGTTAATCATTCAGGCGAAGCAGATGGACTTATTAACCTACCTGAGAAATTATGAACCGTATGAGCTGGTTAAGTTTTCGGGGAACACCTATTGCACCAGAACCCACGATAGTTTGAAGATTTCAAACGGGAAATGGATATGGTGGTCGAGAGGTATCGGTGGCAGGAGTGCTTTGGATTATCTGATTAAGGTCAAAGGTTACAGCTTCCTTGAAGCGGTGGAAACCATTATCGGACACACAGCGATTCAGGCTCCGGTCTATGAAAAGCCACAGCCAAAAGAGGAAAACAAACCACTTCTTCTCCCTGAAAAATGTGCTTCCAACATAGTGATTACAGAGTATCTTTTCGGGAGAGGAATAGATTTTGAAATCATCAATTACTGTATTTCCAATGACCTTATCTTTGAGAGTCTGCCGTATCACAATGTTGTGTTTGTAGGCTATGACGAGAAGAAAGAACCGAAATATGCAGCCTACCGTTCCACGAATAAGCGTAGGATTATGGGCGATTGCAGTGGCAGTAAAAAAGATTATTCTTTTCGGCTTGGTAAGGAAAACTTGGAGGAAGTACACCTCTTTGAGTGTGCCATTGACTTGTTATCCTATGCCACGCTTGCGAAGCTGAACGGGCAGGATTGGAAAGAAATGAGCTTTGTCTCGCTGTCCGGGGTGTATTCTCCGGCAAAGAAAATTGAGGACAGTAAAGTGCCGATTGCACTGGAAAAGTATCTTGGCAGTAACCCATCTGTCAGGAAAATCCGTATCCATTTTGACAATGATATAGCGGGCAGAAAGGCAGCACAGACCTTAAAAACTATTCTGCCGGATAAGTATGAAATCGTTGATGAGCCACCAAAAGCAGGTAAGGACTTCAACGATTTTCTTTGTATGCGGATGGGAATTTACAATAAAAAAACACACGAAAGGAATGAAGAACGATGA
- a CDS encoding plasmid mobilization protein gives MRKRNIQKIVRFNRKEAQDLAAKAKKACLSEAGLIRLLIRGYEPKEKPDDRFYDVMRELSSIGNNINQLAAKANTLGFIDAPMLKNEAAKWNKFQSEIERTYLRPNQSEMKWQ, from the coding sequence ATGAGAAAGAGAAACATTCAGAAGATTGTACGCTTTAATCGCAAGGAAGCACAGGATTTGGCAGCTAAGGCAAAGAAGGCTTGTCTTTCCGAAGCAGGGCTTATCCGTTTGCTTATCAGAGGTTACGAACCGAAAGAGAAACCCGATGACCGTTTCTATGATGTGATGAGGGAACTTTCCTCTATCGGTAATAACATCAATCAGCTTGCTGCCAAAGCAAATACGCTTGGTTTCATTGACGCACCTATGCTGAAGAATGAAGCTGCGAAGTGGAATAAGTTCCAGTCAGAGATTGAGAGGACATATCTTCGTCCGAATCAGAGCGAAATGAAATGGCAGTAA
- a CDS encoding DUF3789 domain-containing protein produces the protein MRELLLIAAGTLLGSCLGVTMMCLFQINKDCRVKRKEDTDYEKEKHSEDCTL, from the coding sequence TTGAGAGAGTTATTACTTATCGCCGCCGGAACACTGCTCGGCAGTTGTCTTGGCGTTACGATGATGTGCTTATTCCAGATTAACAAAGATTGCAGAGTAAAGAGAAAGGAAGATACCGATTATGAGAAAGAGAAACATTCAGAAGATTGTACGCTTTAA